A single region of the Chrysoperla carnea chromosome 5, inChrCarn1.1, whole genome shotgun sequence genome encodes:
- the LOC123301823 gene encoding zinc finger protein 501-like, with protein MYNFETICRTCSSEGELQSLFSEDPFKIADMLTEIVDIKIIENDNYPQKICTNCLDKLNSAYNFKKQCQDVHQKFIEYLEQLNIKKEIIIDTIKEENYYIAEDDDNYQSSNDYDEENIPKENYAKPKKKREKRKYTCNICNKSILNLRDHMRSHTKEKPYKCETCKQEFSLSGNYQRHLKIHTGEKPHVCTFCDRSFIQKTALMDHIRVHTNETPFKCSQCEKSYKQQSQLRHHIKLKHTLGGNVTSGGGKNVIRSIKDDIGGPYECKVCNKTFASKGILSTHKLFHGEKSYLCNHCGKGFVRRSGLQSHIKVHTGEKPYKCQLCEKSFSQMASLNTHQLTHTGEKPYKCSFCEKQFAHRLSYNSHQLIHTGDKPYKCDICNQSFRQKPHLKIHSRTHSGEKPHKCSICDKQFSLNGNLTVHMRTHTGETPYVCSFCNKGFYDSSSMKKHRKKHFTENEMIEEKSFDLSLTKTKNENCNFDIH; from the exons ATGtacaattttgaaacaatttgtaGAACGTGTTCATCTGAGGGAGAATTACAATCTTTATTTAGCGAAGATCCTTTCAAAATAGCGGATATGTTAACTGAAATCGTTGATATTAAG ATAATCGAAAATGATAATTATCCACAGAAAATATGTACAAACTGTTTGGATAAATTAAATTCTgcctataattttaaaaaacaatgtcaAGATGTccatcaaaaatttatcgaatatttagaacaattaaatattaaaaaggaaataattattgatacgattaaagaagaaaattactATATCGCTGAAGATGATGACAATTATCAATCATCGAACGATTACGATGAGGAAAATATACCAAAAGAAAATTATGCAAAGCCAAAGAAGAAACGTGAAAAACGTAAATATACGTgcaatatatgtaataaaagtatattaaatttacgtGATCATATGCGGTCACATACTAAAGAAAAACCATACAAATGTGAAACATGTAAACAAGAATTTTCACTTAGTGGAAATTATCAACGACATTTAAAAATCCATACCGGTGAAAAACCTCATGTTTGTACATTTTGTGATCgtagttttatacaaaaaactgCGTTAATGGATCATATACGTGTTCATACGAACGAAACACCATTTAAATGCTCCCAATGTGAGAAATCGTATAAGCAACAATCTCAGTTACGTcatcatattaaattaaaacatacgcTAGGTGGAAATGTGACGTCAGGCGGAGGAAAAAATGTTATTCGTAGTATTAAGGATGATATTGGGGGGCCGTATGAATGTAAAGTATGCAATAAAACATTTGCTAGTAAAGGAATTTTATCCACACATAAATTATTTCACGgagaaaaatcatatttatgtaATCATTGTGGAAAAGGATTTGTACGTCGATCAGGGTTGCAATCACACATAAAAGTTCACACTGGGGAAAAACCGTATAAATGTCAACtttgtgaaaaatcattttcacaaATGGCTTCATTAAATACCCATCAACTAActcataccggagaaaaaccttATAAATGTTCATTTTGTGAGAAACAATTCGCGCATCGTTTAAGTTACAACAGTCATCAATTAATCCACACGGGGGATAAACCGTATAAATGTGATATTTGCAATCAGAGTTTTCGACAAAAGCctcatttaaaaattcatagtcGTACacatagtggagaaaaaccacACAAGTGTAGTATTTgtgataaacaattttcattaaatggaAATTTGACAGTACATATGCGAACACATACGGGGGAAACCCCTTATGTGTGTTCGTTTTGTAATAAAGGATTTTATGATTCGAGTAGCATGAAAAAACataggaaaaaacattttacagaGAATGAAATGATCgaagaaaaatcatttgattTGTCGTTAACgaaaacgaaaaatgaaaattgtaattttgatattcACTAA
- the LOC123300639 gene encoding zinc finger protein 569-like — MYNFETICRTCSSEGELQSLFSEDPFKIADILTEIIDIKIIENDNYPQKICTNCLDKLNSAYNFKRQCQEVNEKFKDYLNKVNVKNEIIVETIKEEKCYVTEDDDHDNYQSSNNYDDEQSQNENCPKPKKKKKRRDEYKHTCKICLKTIYNLRDHMRSHTKEKPFKCETCKQEFSLNGNYQRHLKIHTGEKPHVCTFCERSFIQKSALTEHLRVHTNETPFKCPHCDKSYNQQSNLRHHIKLKHSLTSDGEQNSIRGTGLTYKCKICNKTFPSRGILSTHKLFHGKKSHLCNHCGKGFFRRSWLLAHITVHTGERPFKCKLCEKSFTQVASLNKHQLTHTGEKPYKCTQCEKSFSQMAALNTHQLTHSGEKPHKCSVCDKQFALKGNLTVHMRTHTGETPYVCSVCNKGFYDSSSMKKHRKKHFSENEMIEEKSFDLSLTKTKNENSSLYSHFRL, encoded by the exons atgtacaattttgaaacaatttgtaGAACATGTTCATCTGAGGGTGAATTACAATCATTATTTAGCGAAGATCCTTTCAAAATAGCGGATATATTAACTGAAATCATTGATATTAAG ATAATCGAAAATGATAATTATCCACAGAAAATATGTACAAACTGTTTGGATAAATTAAATTCTGCCTACAATTTTAAAAGACAATGTCAAGAAgtaaatgaaaagtttaaagattatttaaataaagtaaatgtaaaaaatgaaataatcgtTGAAACAATCAAAGAGGAAAAGTGTTACGTAACTGAAGACGACGATCATGATAATTATCAATCCTCGAATAATTATGATGACGAACAAtctcaaaatgaaaattgtcctaagccaaaaaagaaaaaaaagagacGTGATGAATATAAACATACGTGTAAAATATGTCTGAAAACGATTTATAATTTACGTGATCATATGCGATCACATACcaaagaaaaaccatttaaatgtGAAACATGTAAACAGGAATTTTCACTAAATGGAAATTATCAAcgacatttaaaaattcataccggtgaaaaaccaCATGTTTGTACATTTTGTGAGCGTagttttatacaaaagagtgcgtTAACAGAACATTTACGTGTCCATACGAACGAAACACCATTTAAATGTCCTCATTGTGATAAATCCTATAATCAACAGTCGAATTTACGTcatcatattaaattaaaacatagtCTGACGTCAGATGGTGAACAAAATTCGATTCGTGGTACGGGATTaacatataaatgtaaaatttgtaataaaacttttccAAGTAGAGGAATTTTATCCACACATAAATTATTCCATGGGAAAAAATCACATTTATGTAATCATTGTGGAAAAGGATTTTTTCGTAGATCATGGCTCTTAGCTCATATAACAGTACACACCGGGGAAAGACcctttaaatgtaaattatgtgAAAAATCGTTCACACAAGTTGCTTCGTTAAATAAACATCAATTAACACATACGGGTGAAAAACCGTATAAATGTACACAATGTGAAAAATCCTTTTCACAAATGGCTGCATTAAATACACATCAGTTAACacatagtggagaaaaaccgCATAAATGTAGTGTTTGTGATAAACAATTTGctttaaaaggaaatttaacggTACATATGCGAACACATACGGGGGAAACTCCTTATGTGTGTTCTGTGTGTAATAAAGGATTTTATGATTCGAGTAGTAtgaaaaaacatagaaaaaaacattttagcgAGAATGAAATGATCgaagaaaaatcatttgattTGTCGTTAACgaaaacgaaaaatgaaaatt CATCCTTGTACTCACATTTTCgtctttaa
- the LOC123301819 gene encoding zinc finger protein 480-like — protein MFHFDTICRTCSSEGELQPLFSENSVKIADILTEIVDIKVIENDNYPQKICGNCLDTLNSAYNFKKQCHEVNKKFTDILNNVKSEIETIKEENCLNDEEDNDDNYQSSNDFDDEQPEENKIKIKWHNRRKRTCNICNKTVLRLKDHLRSHTKEKPFKCGTCQQEFSTSSNYCRHKKIHTGERPHVCNICGRSFITTSNLKEHLKIHDKSTGVNKEKTYLCNYCGRAFGHRTAMFNHVKLHTGERPYKCDLCEKSFLQLALLTQHKLNHTGEKPHKCNVCEKSFPAKGNLIRHMRSHTGETPFVCSLCNKGYRNSCDLKKHLIRHKNNKIRTKPPAEKVYKCTLCDKAFAFKSSLTSHMFMHSGETPYVCLVCDKGFYDSSNFSKHKRKHLLAEDRIKEDKLLENIQK, from the exons atgTTTCATTTTGATACAATTTGTAGAACCTGTTCATCTGAGGGGGAATTACAACCCCTATTCAGTGAAAACTCTGTAAAAATAGCAGATATATTAACAGAAATCGTCGATATAAAG gtaattgaaaatgataattatcCACAGAAAATATGTGGAAACTGTTTGGATACATTAAATTCCgcttacaattttaaaaaacaatgccatgaagttaataaaaaattcacagatattttaaataatgttaaaagtgaaattgaaaCGATCAAAGAGGAAAATTGTCTGAATGATGAAGAAGATAACGATGATAATTATCAATCTTCAAATGATTTCGATGATGAACAAccagaagaaaataaaataaaaataaaatggcatAATAGACGGAAACGTACTTGTAATATATGCAACAAAACTGTATTAAGATTGAAAGATCATTTGCGTTCACATACcaaagaaaaaccatttaaatgtGGAACATGCCAACAAGAATTTTCCACAAGTTCAAATTATTGtcgacataaaaaaatacacaccgGCGAAAGACCTCACGTTTGTAATATTTGTGGACGTAGTTTTATAACAACATCGAATTTAAAGGAGCACTTAAAAATTCATGATAAATCCACGGGTGTAAACAAAGAGAaaacatatttatgtaattattgtgGGAGAGCGTTTGGTCATAGAACAGCGATGTTTAATCATGTAAAACTACACACGGGAGAACGACCATATAAATGTGATCtttgtgaaaaatcatttttgcaaCTCGCCTTACTAACCCAACATAAATTAAatcacaccggagaaaaaccacATAAGTGTAATGTTTGTGAGAAATCATTTCCTGCAAAAGGGAATTTAATACGACATATGCGAAGTCATACGGGAGAAACTCCATTTGTTTGTTCACTTTGTAATAAAGGATATCGTAATTCGTGTGacttgaaaaaacatttaataagacacaaaaataataaaatacgtaCGAAACCACCCGCGGAAAAAGTGTACAAATGTACGTTATGTGATAAAGCGTTTGCTTTTAAATCCAGTTTAACGTCGCATATGTTTATGCATTCGGGCGAGACACCTTATGTGTGTTTGGTTTGTGATAAAGGTTTTTATGATTCGAGTAACTTTTCTAAGCATAAGAGAAAACATTTATTAGCGGAAGATCGAATTAAAGAAgacaaattattagaaaatatccaaaaataa
- the LOC123301817 gene encoding zinc finger protein 2 homolog: protein MLNFEKICRTCSSEGELQSLFNEDTIKIADMLTEIVEIKVNENDNYPQKICTICLEQLVSAYNFKQQCHDAHQKFIEYYNVSVKNEITIEENDIKTEDAHYFILEDNFDENSESKYSYDETKLTTEEESEIKLEEEKTTKRKTKVCEICNKSVTKLYEHMRTHTNEKPYKCETCQREFSVSSTYKLHLNTHTGEKPHVCEICERRFMRRYRLMQHLRTHDPQFNTKEKVAKKRSHLCNYCGKGFTTRQKLKYHINIHTNERPYKCKLCEKSFNQWTSLSAHQNTHTGLKRFKCTYCDRQFALKSTLKTHEVIHTGAQPFECNICNQKFRIKNNLIQHSLTTHDVAMRSDDIHGEKPYKCDLCEKFFISKFTLNQHQFVHTGERPYKCEHCEKTFAQRGTLDQHKSVHTGEKPFQCETCHQCFRLALHLKNHIRTHTGEKPYKCDFCEKKFALKHNLTIHRRAHTGETPFVCSVCNKGFYDSSSMKKHERKHLLTEKRLVEDVKVK from the exons atgttaaattttgaaaaaatttgtagaacatGTTCATCAGAAGGTGAATTACAATCTCTATTCAACGAAGATACTATAAAAATAGCAGATATGTTAACTGAAATCGTTGAAATTAAG GTAAACGAAAATGATAATTATCCACAAAAGATATGTACAATTTGTTTGGAGCAATTAGTTTCCgcctataattttaaacaacaatgtCATGATgctcatcaaaaatttatagaatattaCAATGTTAgcgttaaaaatgaaattaccattgaagaaaatgatattaaaacagAAGATgcccattattttattttagaagatAATTTTGATGAGAATTCAGAAAGTAAATACAGCTACGACGAAACTAAATTAACGACAGAAGAAGAATCAGAAATTAAACTTGAAGAAGAGAAAACAACTAAAAGAAAAACGAAAGTATGCGAAATCTGCAATAAAAGTGTGACCAAATTATATGAACATATGCGAACACATACCAATGAAAAACCATACAAATGTGAAACATGTCAACGAGAATTTTCAGTAAGTTCCACTTATAAGCTACATTTAAACACGCATACGGGGGAAAAACCTCATGTTTGTGAAATTTGTGAACGTAGATTTATGCGTCGATACCGTTTAATGCAACATCTACGCACACATGATCCACAATTTAACACAAAAGAAAAAGTTGCTAAAAAAAGATcacatttatgtaattattgtgGAAAAGGCTTTACGACacgacaaaaattaaaatatcatataaatatacaCACCAACGAGAGACCCTATAAATGTAAACTTTGTGAAAAGTCATTTAATCAATGGACCTCGTTAAGCGCCCATCAAAATACGCATACGGGGTTAAAACGTTTTAAATGCACGTATTGTGACAGACAATTTGCATTAAAATCAACCCTAAAAACTCATGAAGTCATTCATACGGGGGCTCAACCGTttgaatgtaatatttgtaatcaaaaatttcgaataaaaaacaatttaatccaACATAGTTTAACAACTCACGATGTGGCAATGAGGTCAGATGATATTCATGgtgaaaaaccatataaatgtgATCTTtgtgagaaattttttataagtaaatttacACTGAATCAACATCAATTCGTTCATACGGGGGAAAGACCCTATAAATGTGAACATTGTGAGAAAACCTTTGCACAAAGAGGTACACTGGATCAACATAAATCAGTTCACacaggtgaaaaaccatttcaatGTGAGACTTGTCATCAATGTTTTCGATTAgctttgcatttaaaaaatcatattcgTACTCATACGGGGGAAAAACCCTACAAATGTgatttttgtgagaaaaaatttgcattgaAACATAATTTAACGATACATAGACGTGCTCATACGGGGGAAACACCGTTTGTGTGTTCGGTTTGTAATAAAGGATTTTATGATTCAAGTAGTATGAAAAAACATGAGAGAAAACATTTATTAACGGAAAAAAGGTTGGTTGAAGATGTTAAAGTAAAATAG
- the LOC123301818 gene encoding zinc finger protein 235-like, giving the protein MNFEKICRTCSSEGELKSLFTEDSMLIVNMLTEVVDLKVRENDNYPQSICKQCLEKLISAYEFKKQCQDVHIKFEQCVQSLVKQEIYVKEEHQFYVVEDENDLNWDDDEKLSSEPIVESEKLFSEPMIYSEKLLHEPPVDSEKLSLTTSPGPPSQKTKARKKKKLYTCNICTKKVTKLDRHLRSHTKERPYKCEICEKQYSTKEWLQSHVKIHAGDRPYVCELCGLGFVLKRYLSAHLKNHSSVVSNACIETSISGQDVFSCIYCSRTFQLRKHLKLHLRLKHAGNLEPTDNGEFLCEICNQCYNTEETLSTHKLLHTEKPYLCGECGKSFMGITGLQLHIKVHTGDRPFKCSDCEKQFTTKNKLEKHMLIHKGEKPFKCDICNQCFRQMTHLKRHNLIHTGEKFYECTFCNKSFAIKENLIVHERIHTGETPYLCSICNKGFTNSSSMKKHKKTHLGTNEK; this is encoded by the exons atgaattttgaaaaaatatgtcgCACATGTTCATCTGAAGGTGAATTAAAATCGTTATTTACAGAAGACTCTATGTTAATTGTGAATATGTTAACTGAAGTTGTTGATTTAAAG GTAAGAGAAAATGATAATTATCCACAAAGCATCTGTAAAcaatgtttggaaaaattaatatcggcgtatgaatttaaaaaacaatgtcaGGATGTACATATTAAATTCGAACAATGTGTACAAAGTCTCGTAAAACAGGAAATTTATGTTAAAGAAGAACATCAATTTTATGTTGTAGaagatgaaaatgatttaaattggGATGACGATGAAAAGCTATCATCTGAACCCATAGTTGAAtcagaaaaactattttctgaACCTATGATATATTCCgaaaaattattacatgaaCCACCTGTAGATTCGGAAAAACTAAGTCTAACAACTTCACCGGGGCCTCCTTCACAGAAAACGAAagcaagaaagaaaaaaaaattatatacgtgtaatatttgtacaaaaaaagtaaCGAAATTAGATCGACATTTAAGGTCGCATACCAAGGAACGGCcgtataaatgtgaaatttgcgaaaaacaatattctacaaaag aATGGTTACAAAGTCATGTGAAAATTCACGCAGGAGATCGTCCGTATGTTTGTGAACTGTGTGGACTTGGTTTCGTACTAAAAAGGTACTTATCAGcccatttaaaaaatcattcttcTGTGGTTTCAAATGCTTGTATTGAAACATCGATCTCTGGACAAGACGTTTTTAGTTGTATTTACTGTTCGAGAACTTTTCAATTACGGAAACATTTAAAACTACATTTACGACTTAAACATGCCGGCAATTTAGAACCAACAGATAATGGGGAATTCTTATGTGAAATTTGTAACCAATGTTATAATACCGAGGAAACTTTATCGACACATAAATTGTTACATACGGAAAAACCATATTTATGTGGCGAGTGTGGAAAAAGTTTTATGGGAATAACAGGTTTACAATTACATATTAAAGTTCATACTGGAGACAGACCATTTAAATGTTCAGATTGTGAGAAACAATTCAcgactaaaaataaattggaaaaacaTATGTTAATTCATAAAGGGGAAAAACCGTTtaaatgtgatatttgtaatcaatGTTTTCGACAAATGACACATTTAAAAAGACATAATCTTATTCATACGggtgaaaaattttatgaatgtacattttgtaataaatcattcgctatcaaagaaaatttaattgtacatGAACGTATTCACACAGGGGAAACTCCTTATTTGTGTTCGATTTGTAATAAAGGATTTACTAATTCGAGTAGTATGAAAAAACATAAGAAAACACATTTAGGTACTAACGAAAAATGA
- the LOC123300640 gene encoding zinc finger protein 501-like, with protein MYDFERICRTCSSEGELQSLFIEDPLKIADMLTEIVDIKVIENDNYPQKICTNCLEKLNSAYNFKKQCHEVHQKFIEYCNGNIKSEIFVEENAIKTENYLIIEDDFNDNYQSENNYDDDKTNLTTEVEMEGKINKQKKTKRKTQMCEVCNKNVTRLYEHMRTHTNEKPFKCEICQREFSSSSNYKLHLRTHTGEKPHVCKICERSFIRRSRLTEHIRTHEIQSNAKEKVLKEKSHLCNYCGKGFTTRQKLLSHINIHTGERPYKCKICEKSFTQWTALNSHQLTHTGEKRFKCAYCEKQFAQKATCNSHQLIHSGDKPYKCDICNQSFRKKTYLINHSHTHSGERPYKCELCEKSFAQKCTLYQHKSVHTGEKPFQCDTCSLSFRLPQHLKVHNRTHTGEKPFKCDVCDKQFALKNNLTVHRRTHTGETPFVCSICNKGFYDSSSMKKHKRKHLLTENEMVEEK; from the exons ATGTACGATTTTGAAAGAATATGTAGAACATGTTCATCAGAGGGTGAATTACAATCATTATTTATCGAAGATCCCTTAAAAATAGCGGACATGTTAACTGAAATCGTTGATATTAAG gtaattgaaaatgataattatccacagaaaatatgtacaaattgtTTGGAGAAATTAAATTctgcatataattttaaaaaacaatgtcaTGAAgtccatcaaaaatttatagaatattgCAATGGAAAcattaaaagtgaaatattcGTTGAAGAAAACGctattaaaacagaaaattatttgattatagaagatgattttaatgataattatcaATCAGAAAATAATTACGATGAcgataaaactaatttaacgACAGAAGTAGAAATGGAagggaaaataaataaacagaaaaaaactaAGCGAAAAACGCAAATGTGCGAAGTATGCAATAAAAATGTAACCAGATTATATGAACATATGCGAACACATACCaatgaaaaaccatttaaatgtGAAATATGTCAACGAGAATTTTCATCGAGCTCAAATTACAAATTACATTTAAGAACTCACACGGGTGAAAAACCTcatgtttgtaaaatttgtgaACGTAGTTTTATACGTCGAAGTCGTTTAACGGAACATATACGCACACATGAAATACAATCGAATGCTAAAGAAAaagtcttaaaagaaaaatcacatttatgtaattattgtgGGAAAGGATTCACGACCcgacaaaaattattatctcaTATCAATATTCACACGGGTGAACGACcctataaatgtaaaatttgtgagAAATCTTTTACACAATGGACGGCATTAAATTCACATCAATTAACGCATACGGGGGAAAAACGTTTTAAATGTGCATATTGTGAAAAACAATTTGCACAAAAAGCAACTTGTAACAGTCATCAATTAATCCATTCGGGGGATAAACCGTATAAATGCGATATATGTAatcaaagttttcgaaaaaaaacttatttaatcaaTCATAGTCACACGCACAGCGGGGAAAGACCGTATAAATGTGAACTTTGTGAGAAATCCTTCGCACAAAAATGTACTTTATATCAACATAAATCAGTTCATACGGGAGAGAAACCATTTCAATGTGATACTTGCAGTTTAAGTTTTCGATTACCTCAACATTTGAAAGTACATAATCGAACTCATACGGGGGAAAAACCCTTtaaatgtgatgtttgtgataaacAATTTGCTTTGAAGAATAATTTAACTGTACATAGACGTACTCATACGGGGGAAACCCCGTTTGTGTGTTCAATTTGTAATAAAGGATTTTATGATTCAAGTAGTATGAAAAAACATAAGAGAAAACATTTATTAACGGAAAATGAAATggttgaagaaaaataa
- the LOC123300642 gene encoding zinc finger protein 501-like, which yields MYFETICRTCSSEGELQSLFSEEPLKIVDMLIEIVDIKVFENDNYPQNICTNCLEKLNSAYNFKKQCLEVNQKFTDILNNVKNEINIKEENYYSEDDNDDNYQFSDNYDYPNNDDDEQPQEEQEEKIDVKWGKKRKQTCKICYKTVLKLSDHMRSHTKEKPFKCEICPQEFSLKSNYYRHRKVHTGEKPHVCNICDRSFTRKTALKEHIRNHEPNANEVKKEKKYLCNYCGRAFVHWTAMFNHVKIHTGERPYKCNICGKSFSQSSTLSQHKLIHTGEKPHKCNVCEKSFTGKGNLTRHMRTHTGETPYVCVLCSKAFHNSSDMKKHLIRHERNKNFRSKPPAEKVYKCALCDKAFAFKTSLTSHMFMHSGETPYVCLVCNKGFFDSSNFSKHKKKHQATENEIKLEKPLEKIEK from the exons atgtattttgaaACAATATGTAGAACTTGTTCATCTGAGGGAGAATTACAATCTTTATTCAGTGAAGAACCTTTAAAAATAGTTGATATGTTAATTGAAATTGTTGATATTAAG gtgtttgaaaatgataattatccacagaatatttgtacaaattgtTTGGAGAAATTAAATTCCgcttacaattttaaaaaacaatgccTTGAAGTCAATCAAAAGTTTAcggatattttaaataatgttaaaaatgaaattaatattaaagagGAAAATTACTACTCTGAAGATGACAACGAcgataattatcaattttcggATAATTACGATTATCCGAACAACGATGATGACGAACAACCGCAAGAAGAAcaagaagaaaaaattgatgTGAAATGGGGTAAAAAACGTAAACAAACGTGTAAAATATGCtacaaaactgttttaaaacTAAGCGATCATATGCGTTCACATACCAAAGAAAAACCATTCAAATGTGAAATATGCCCACaagaattttcattaaaatcaaattattatcgaCATAGAAAAGTTCATACGGGTGAAAAACCACACGTTTGTAACATTTGTGACCGTAGTTTTACAAGAAAAACCGCTTTAAAAGAACATATACGGAATCACGAACCAAACGCGAATGAagtgaaaaaggaaaaaaaatatttatgtaattattgtgGAAGAGCGTTCGTTCACTGGACAGCGATGTTTAATCACGTGAAAATACATACGGGAGAACGAccatataaatgtaatatatgtgGGAAATCATTTTCTCAATCGAGTACACTTAGTCAACATAAATTAATTCACACTGGTGAAAAACCACATAAGTGTAATGTTTGTGAGAAATCATTCACTGGGAAAGGGAATTTAACACGACATATGCGAACTCACACCGGGGAAACCCCTTACGTGTGTGTACTTTGTAGTAAAGCATTTCATAATTCGAGTgatatgaaaaaacatttaataaggCATGAAAGGAATAAGAATTTCCGTTCGAAACCTCCCGCTGAAAAAGTGTACAAATGTGCGTTATGCGATAAAGCGTTTGCTTTTAAAACAAGTTTAACGTCGCATATGTTTATGCATTCGGGTGAAACACCTTATGTGTGTTTGGTTTGTAATAAAGGTTTCTTTGATTCGAGTAACTTTTCTAAGCATAAGAAAAAACATCAAGCAACAGAAAATGAGATAAAACTAGAAAAACcattggaaaaaattgaaaaataa
- the LOC123300938 gene encoding zinc finger SWIM domain-containing protein 7-like: protein MKLNKPLLPNITNEIFKDLNNDELTSDDYLKLYSIFGEIFTRALELLDKATFTLLSTQDGLRRCVRVETNSTQMYHLYLNVNYCSCQAFKYQVLTSAQDLTCKHVLAVKLAVMLNKCAQQTLTSKQIMDIMKMSMFTDD, encoded by the exons atgaagttaaataaaccgTTGTTACCaaatattacaaatgaaatttttaaagatttaaataatgatgaat taacaagtgatgattatttaaaattatattcaatatttggtGAAATATTTACACGTGCATTAGAATTATTGGATAAAGCTACATTCACACTACTAAGTACTCAGGACGGATTACGTCGTTGCGTACGTGTAGAAACAAATTCAACACAAATGTACCATCTATATTTAAATGTGAATTATTGTTCATGTCAAGCGTTCAAATATCAAGTATTAACAAGTGCACAAGATTTAACATGTAAACATGTGTTGGCTGTTAAATTAGCTGTCATGTTAAATAAATGTGCACAACAAACATTAACATCGAAACAAATTATGGATATTATGAAAATGTCTATGTTCACTGACGATTGA